gtcactggggctgtatccTCAAGgttaaatacacattttaaggtacagaaatggactcaggaacatttttgtaccattaatggtacattaattttgtttctaccttggggatgttcctcagagtccatttctgtaccttaaattagactagaAGATACATTTACCTGCAGCTAATGGTACAGTTGGCaaacccttgagggtacaggcccagtgacaagcaaaggtacaaattggtgctctttttttctgacagtgcagaGATGATGATAGCTAAGCCAAAAGAGCCCCAAATATGTGCTGTGGCACTAAACCCGAGGTCTGtgaaagtagcaacaataacaacaacaattacGATAGTAATAATACAGCACAATGCATTCTTCAGTCAGCCTGATTTTATAGCAGCTGACATTTGCATCGTTTTTTTCAGCCAGAATTACTgctgcatatattacatttagaCTATTAAGCCAAAATTGCCAATTTACACACTATTAGGAAAAAGAGTAGCAATTTGTACCTTtccttgtcactggggctgtaccatAAAGCTTGAAGGGTCTGATTATtctacccttagctgtaggtaaatgtacattttaaggtacagaaatcgagtctgaggaacatccccaaggtagAAAGAACATCAATGTACCTCCAATAGAACAAAAAATGCTCCCCATAATCCATTTCTTTACTTGAAAACGTACATTTACTCTTGAGGGTATAAGCAAAGATTCAGATTGCTACTCTTTTTCTCTGAGAGTGTGCAAAGTAATATATCCCCCACAAGTTTACGTTCACATTCAAATTATATTATCTGGTCATATATGTGTCTATGGCACAAGGGATGCATTACCTGACAGCTGTAATCAGCAGTCTATCCGACAAAAAACGATACTTTCCCCGCAGACACCAGCTTTTGCTTAAGCGCTGCGCGTGCCCGCTTGGTGAGGTGCGCGCAGAACTCGGCGCGACGACTGATCGGTATATACAGTCCTCGCGACCTGGGATTCTTTCTGAAGTCTCTCTCACatttcaacaaaataaaaatagtcTAAAAATGGTCATTTGATGGTTTATTGCATTATTTTTCttgataattattttaaattctATCCCACGTAGTCATTGTGTGAGAGATGTAAACAGCAGAGGCATTGCGGCGTTTTAAATATTCTCATTTCTGAAGGCACGACAGACTTCGATGGCGTTTTTGTAATGATGAGCGACTGAGTGATTCTCTATTTCCTCGCTTTTCGTAGATCAACCTATTTTCAAGCCATACTTTGGGAATTTGCCATGTAGAGCGCGTTCAGCTCAGCTCTGCACAGGGCTTCGTGTCACCATGTTTGCTGTCCTCTCAAGGGGACCCGCAGGTTTGCCACCCTGCGGTTTAATGTCGTTCTTTTTGCTCTTCGCTCTGCTCCCAGCCTTCTTCTCGGTGCTGCCTCTTATCCCGGGGTGACGGCAGTGAGAAAAAGTCGCCcttattttttgcttttgtctggGTTAAAGTCGCACTGGGACTGAGTGTCGTGGAATAAAGTCACCTTATAAGACTGCGGAGCCTGACCGAGAGGCATCGCGGCTTATTCAATAAAAGAACCAGACCTAGAGTTTTACTTCGAACAAAAGCCAGGCTCTTCTTTATATGGTGGAGTTGAAACCAGTATAGCCACTGGTTACATGTGCCTTTTTATCGCAAAAATATCAAAGACGTGGCCAGTGTAAGTGGAGGTATGTTCAGCTTATCTGATTTTCACTTTGCCTCGGTAGCTTTCGTACAGTTATTCCATATTTTCGGCTCCACGTCCCGTGTCAGGTCACATGAGTTCACGGGCAGTTTGTTTGTGAAACTGTCTGCCCCGTGTTACAGCAGTATCgtgtattttaaaagaatgtAACCCTTCGCTAATGGCACCGTATTTTCATAATTTATCTGCGATttactttttgttttcttgcttatttttccccttttaaatctgttgttttaatcatattttaaatttgattaattttaGGTTAATTTGGATCTTTTTAATCTTGAATTTTTCTTTCTGTTCTGTACTTTTGTAATGTGTAAAGCACTTTAAATGACCGCACTGTGTtgtggtttttccctcctcgCCAATACTGTTTTACGCCAATACAAGTGCTTAGCTAACAGAAACTCTTAGGCTAACACGACGTGCAAATACATACTCAATTGATTGCATTGTGTTGATTACATTATAATGATTACATTGTAATGATTACATCATGGGTATTTGGCatatgctttttaataatacagtaatgaTTATATTCTTCGTTATatagtgctaaataatattaaataactGTACGAAAGGtgctttaaaaataacttttcCTTGTCTTAAAATGAAAGAAGCACGTGGACTGCTGACACGTGCGGTCGCAGAGCAGCCGGCGATGCCTGAGATATGCTTGTGTCTCAATCCGGTTCCACCACCCCCAAAACAAATGTGGTCAAAGGTATCAGCCCCTGCATACATCGCCTCTCACCAGTTTCACGGTGTCTTGTTAGACTTGAAACTGACCGACAGACATGAAGTCTGTGGAGGAGTCTGTCAGCTCCGTCCACTTCAACAGTTTGTCGGACGATTCAAACGTGGTCAGATCTTATGTGAATAAACTAAGACAAAAGGCCGAAAAAGAAGTGGAGCCACAACATAATGTCGATCTGAGGGACTCGTCCTTAATTAAGTTTCTAAGAGCCAGAGATTTTGATATCGATTTGTCGCTTAAGGTTGGTACTACTCGTCTTCTATATCGTCACACTTTAATTGAGTTACGGTGCATTTGAGGTTCAATTAAGACTTTTTGATGCAAAAAGCTAAATTGCCCGCGAATATCTATGAAGTTGTTTTTGACTTAATACATTCGCTGCAGCCAAATTATATTATTTGCAAGTTCACTTTCAGGAACATCTGATTAATCCGATGACAAATTAGTCCATAATCGAATACATTTTTTAAGCTAGAGAGGTGGAGAATCGGCATCGTTATATATAGTTGTTAGTCTGCTATGGTTGGCAATCGGTCTATTTCGTGTTATTTTCTAATAGTAAAATTAGCTAAACGTGCTACATTAAAAGGTAAATATTTTTCAGTAGTGTTTTACAAAGGCATGGAGACGGAAAAGCTCCTTATCGCAGTGAATGTGGCAGAATGCCCATTCCTCTTTTCTAAATTACCTTTTAATCGGATGTTATGTATAACTTCAGAGAAGAGGAAATTACACACTTTCTCTCTCACTTACAAACAAGTAGGATTTATTCGATTTTCACACATCCCTTATGTTTCTTTATGGAACATAGACACCGATGATAGTGAAGCTTGGCCATTGATCCAACACCCCTGGATCATTTTTTTAGGCTTACGGGCTTTACTCAAGGGTCCAGCAGTGATACTGTTACTCTGCCATCCCTGGTCATTTGAAACGGGGACCTTCCACACATGGACActggtttgaaccggtgaccttccacACATGGACACTGGTTTGAACCGTTGACCTTCCACACATGGACACTGATTTGAACCGTTGACCTTCCACACATGGACACTGATTTGAACCGTTGACCTTCCACACATGGACACTTGattcctaacccacagagctgcatgCCTCCCCTTGTCTGATGGCTTCTTGGCTGTGTGATGATTATGCTGGTGTAATGCCTAAGGTCTGGATAGTTAGAGGTTAGTGCTCTCAGCTCCTGACAAGTGCTACCTTGGTGGCATTTCCTTCCAGCTGTTCCTGAACTACCACAAATGGAGATGCGAGTGTCCAGAGATTACGGGCAACTTATGCCCTACTTCAGTCCTGGGCCTACTCCAGAACCAGTACCACGGTGTGCTGAGCTCCAGGGACACCAGCGGGAGTAGGGTTCTGATCTACCGGATTGGTTTGTGAGCCTCCTGTGTCATAGACgaagactgtgtgtgtgcactctctctctctctgtcactctcaccacacacacacaccacacacacacacacacgtgattttcatatttttgtagGAACTGTctattcatttatatgggcaaaactctaatcccaatgccgaccttaacccctaagaAGCCCTAACCttcaccataagtaaccaaacaaaataagacttctgacatttttagtttattgactgcaatcacagatttttataaaactgaatttccctTTGTGGGAACTaaaaaaatggttcccacaacaTCAAGCAGgtttttaccacattgtgggacATTTGGTAATGTAATACatatatgccccccccccacacacataatATTTGGTGCTGATATCTGTCATTCGAGTCCCCATAAAACAGTGCGATATGCAGGACCGGCTTTCAGCAGCAGGACTGTTTGCTCCTGATCCTTGATTCTTCCTCAGAAACTTTAAAAAAGCTTCTCTGCTTCCCGATGTTCCGCTTTTCCAGGTAAGTGGAACCCGAAGGACTTCAGTGCCTATGAAGTGTTCCGTGTCAGCCTCATCACGTCCGAGCTGATCGTCCATGAGACTGACACGCAGCGGAATGGGCTGAAGGCCATCTTCGACCTGCAGGGCTGGTGTTTTGCTCATGCCCTGCAAATTAACCCCTCGTTAGCCAAGAAGATCTCAGCGGTGCTTACGGTAGGCATTGCGATCAGCACCTTCGGTTAGTTAGTGGGCAATAGCTAGGTTAGGGGTGGACAAACGGAATTTGTAATTGGAAGGTTTCTGTTTTGGGTCAAATGTGGGAATCGCTGTGAGGATCCACTGCATAAATGTATAATACTGTCAGCTCATTTTTCTGGAGCAGTATGCAGATAATTAGTTAGAGATCTGTTCTTGTGTCTGGAAGGTTATGGGTTCAGA
The Paramormyrops kingsleyae isolate MSU_618 chromosome 4, PKINGS_0.4, whole genome shotgun sequence genome window above contains:
- the ttpa gene encoding alpha-tocopherol transfer protein, translating into MKSVEESVSSVHFNSLSDDSNVVRSYVNKLRQKAEKEVEPQHNVDLRDSSLIKFLRARDFDIDLSLKLFLNYHKWRCECPEITGNLCPTSVLGLLQNQYHGVLSSRDTSGSRVLIYRIGKWNPKDFSAYEVFRVSLITSELIVHETDTQRNGLKAIFDLQGWCFAHALQINPSLAKKISAVLTDSFPLKVRGIHLINEPIFFRPVFTMLKPFLPDKIKQRIHMHGGSFARSLSQHFPADILPPEYGGRGQDLDGVCAEWTQFILSSEDQLRQLSLGGAARDGDQAGSLLHLPREGSRPVGLSTSSR